The sequence AACGTTTCTAAAATCTTCCGCACTTTGCTAAAATCAGCCATTATTTTTTCACAAGGATAAAACATGGCTGATTTTCCTTTTATCGTTGACATCAACGAACAAAATCTTACTGAAATACTGCAACAATCCTTAGAAAAACCACTTGTCATCAATTTTTACGCGCCAACACATAAAGAATCCGCGGATTTTTTGGCACAACTTGAGCAAGTTGCAGAACAATATCAAGGACAAGTTATTCTAGGAAAAGTAAATTGTGAAAAAGAGCAAATGATTGCCGCACAATTCCGCATCCAAGCATTACCAACCACCTATTTGTTTAAAGAAGCACAGGCATTAGATGCATTTCCAGGCGCGCTTGATAAATCTTCATTAATCCAACGATTAAGCATTATTTTACCTAAAGAGGAAGATTTAAAATTCCAACAAGCGTTAGATTTCTTGCAAGTAGAAAATTATGAGGCAGCATTGCCATTATTAAAAGACGCATGGGAGCTTTCTGATAAGAAAAATAGTGATGTCGCCCTGCTCTACGCTGAAACCTATATTGCAATGAAAAAAACGGAGCCAGCACAAGAAATTCTAAAACAAATTCCATTGCAAGATCGTGATAGTCGTTGGCACGGATTACAAGCACAAATTGAGCTACAAATTCAAGCAGCCGACACACCTGAAATCCAACAATTACAGGCCGATTATGCTAAAAACCCAACAGCTGAAATTGCAATAAAACTTGCCGTGCAACTTCATCAAGCAGGACGAAATGAAGAAGCGCTGACACTACTTTTCGGTATTTTAAAAACCGACTTAGACGCGCAGAATGGTGAAGTTAAACAACAATTTTTATCCATTTTAAGTGCAATGGGCAATGCTGATCCGCTGACAAATAAATTTCGTCGATTACTGTATTCGCTGCTTTATTAAGCAAAAAGTTTATAATCAGTAAAATGCAACTTATTGCATTATATTATTACTTAACTACAAACAAGGATTCTTTATGTCAGATATCAAACACGCAAAACTTTTAATTTTAGGCTCAGGCCCTGCTGGTTATACAGCAGCCATTTATGCGGCACGTGCAAACTTAAAACCTGTATTGGTGACAGGTTTGCAACAAGGCGGTCAGCTTACCACCACAGATGAAATCGAAAACTGGCCGGGTGATTTTGAGATGACTACTGGTTCAGGTTTAATGCAACGTATGTTGCAACATGCAGAAAAATTTGAGACAGAAATCATCTTCGATCATATCAATCGCGTAGATTTATCTTCTCGCCCATTCAAACTTTTTGGCGATGTGCAAAATTTCACTTGTGATGCGTTAATTATCGCAACAGGTGCTTCTGCACGCTATATTGGCTTGCCTTCAGAAGAAGGCTACAAAGGCCGTGGGGTTTCAGCTTGCGCAACCTGTGATGGTTTCTTTTATCGTAATAAACCAGTCGGTGTGATTGGTGGTGGAAATACTGCGGTAGAAGAAGCGCTTTACTTAGCCAATATTGCAAGTACAGTGCATTTAATTCACCGTCGCGATAGCTTCCGTGCAGAAAAAATCCTTATCGACCGTTTATACAAAAAAGTAGAAGAAGGAAAAATCATTCTTCATACTGACCGCACTTTAGATGAAGTGTTGGGCGATAATATGGGCGTAACAGGCTTACGTTTAGCCAACACAAAAACTGGGGAGAAAGAAGAACTCAAATTAGATGGTTTATTCGTGGCGATTGGTCACTCGCCAAATACGGACATTTTCCAAGGACAATTAGAATTGAATAATGGCTATATCGTTGTAAAATCTGGTCTTGAAGGAAATGCAACAGCCACTTCTGTGGAGGGCGTGTTCGCAGCAGGCGATGTCATGGATCATAATTATCGCCAAGCCATTACCTCTGCGGGAACTGGTTGTATGGCAGCATTGGATGCAGAACGCTATTTAGACGCTCAAGAAGCATAAATTCTCCAACTCATTCCCCTCTTTTAAAAAGAGGGGAACTTTTTCTATATCACGATAAAACTATGAACAAACTTCGCCAAAAATATTTACAAAAATGGCTTCGCGTACAACAAGAACCTATCAAAAAATTAATGCGCGCAAACATTGTCCTAGCTACGCTTTCTGCACTCATTTTAGTCGCGCAAACTTATTTTCTTGCGACTTTGCTCGATAAACTGATTATGCAAAATGTGCCTCGTGATGAACTTATTCCTTATTTTCTCGGGCTAATTATCGGCTTTGGGATGCGTGCTATTATTTTATGGGCACGCGAAAAAATAGGTTTCCAAAGCGGACAATTATTACGCAATCATATTCGTCAAAAAATTCTGGATAAAATACATCTTGTCGGCCCTGCGACAATCAATCAAAAACCAGCTGGAAGTTGGGCAAGCATTATGTTGGAACAAGTAGAAAACTTACATAATTTCTATGCCCGTTTTCTGCCTCAACAAAGTCTTTCAGCCATTGTTCCAGTCGTTATTTTAATTGCTGTATTTCCGTTGAACTGGGCTGCAGGCTTAATCTTAATGATTACTGCACCGCTTGTTCCTCTTTTTATGATCATTGTCGGTATTGCTGCGGCTGACAACAGCCAAAAAAATATGGATACCCTTTCTCGCCTAAGTGCCCAATTTTTAGATCGCTTACGCGGCTTGGAAACCTTGCGCCTTTTTAACCGCACTTCTGAACAAACGGAGCATATTGAAAACGCCACTGAAGATTTCCGTGAAACCACAATGGATGTGCTAAAACTCGCTTTTCTCTCTTCTGCCGTATTGGAATTTTTTACCTCTATTTCCATTGCACTGATGGCGGTCTATTTTGGTTTTAGCTACTTAGGCCAAATTGAATTTGGTACCTATAATGCACCACTTACACTTTTCACAGGTTTCTTTTGTTTAATTCTTGCACCTGAATTTTATCAACCCTTACGCGATCTTGGCGCTTATTACCACGACCGCGCAGCGGGTATTGGTGCCGCAGATGCCATTGTTGATTTCTTAGAATCCGATTATTTAACTGTACATCAAAATGAAAAAGCGATTTCTTTAGAAAGTGCGGTTGAAATTTCTGCCGAAAATCTAGTGGTACTTTCTACACAGGGTTCAGCGTTAACCAAGCCGTTAAATTTCCAAATCCCAGCAAATCACAATGTTGCACTTGTAGGACAAAGTGGCGCAGGGAAAACCTCATTAATGAATGTAATTTTAGGCTTTTTACCTTATGAGGGCTCGCTCAAAATTAATGGTCAAGAACTTCGTGAAAGCAATCTAGCTGACTGGCGCAAACATATTGCCTGGGTAGGACAAAATCCATTGTTATTACAAGGCACGATTAAAGAAAACTTACTACTTGGCGATGTTCAAGCCAAGGATGAAGAAATTAATCAAGCTTTAATGCGTTCTCAAGCGAAAGAATTTACCGATAAACTTGGACTTCATCACGAAATCAAAGATGGTGGATTAGGCGTGTCTGTGGGACAAGCGCAACGCCTTGCCATTGCTCGTGCCTTGTTACGCAAAGGTGATTTACTTCTGCTCGATGAGCCAACCGCAAGCTTAGATGCGCAATCAGAAAATCTTGTTTTACAAGCATTGAATGAAGCAAGCAAGCATCAAACTACACTTATGATTACCCACCGAATTGAAGATTTGAAACAATGTGATCAAATTTTTGTGATGCAACGAGGAGAAATAGTACAGCAAGGTAAATTTGCCGAATTACAACATGAAGGTTTCTTTGCTGAACTACTCGCTCAACGACAACAGGATATCCAATAATGCGCACATTACTTCCGTTTATACGTTTATTTAAGTTCGCCAAATTTCCGCTTATTTTAGGCTTGGTGCTAATGATTTTAGGTCTGGGATCTAGCATGGGCTTGCTTACAGTTTCGGGCTGGTTTCTAGCCGCCACAGCCATTGCTGGACTAGGTACGCTATTTAACTTTTTCTACCCTTCAGCCAGTGTGCGAGGTTTAGCTATCGGGCGAACCGTCATGCGCTATTTTGAAAAAATAGTGACGCATGATGCAACATTCCGTATTTTGTCGAAATTGCGCGTACAAGTATTTGAAAAAATCATTCCTTTAAGCCCAGCGGTATTAAATCGTTATCGCAACAGCGATTTGTTAAATCGTTTGGTGTCCGATGTGGATACACTTGATAGCCTCTATTTACGTTTACTTGCGCCATTTTTCACTGCTGCATTTGTAATCATTGCCATGACGATTGGACTCAGCTTCGTCAATATTCCACTCGCTCTTGGTTTAGGCTTATTTTTGTTGATTTTATTAATAATTATCCCAACTGTTTTCTATCGACTAGGACAGGAATTTGGCGAACGCTTAATCCAAGCACGCGCGACCTATCGAACCCAGTTTTTAGAATTTATCCAAGCACAAGCTGAGCTTTTATTATTTAATGCAGAAGATAAATTAAAAGAGAAAATGTCAGCTACAGAAAAAACATGGCAGGAAGATCAAGCCAAAGAAGCAAAATTAAGCGGATTTTCTACCGCACTTATTCTCTTTCTTAATGGTTTGTTGATTTCTGGAATGCTATGGTTTGCAAGTAACGCCGATTTTGGCACAGATGAATACCACACGGCTTATATTGCACTTTTCACTTTTGCTGCACTTGCAGCCTTTGAGATCATCATGCCATTGGGTGCGGTATTTTTACATATAGGTCAAGTTATTGCGGCTGCAGAACGCGTGACTGAAATCATTGAGCAAAAACCGCTTGTTGAGTTTAATGGTAACGAGAAATTTGAAACAAAAGTGCGGTTGATTTCTGCGAAGGATTTAAGTTTTTCCTATCCAGGGCAAGAAACGCTTGTATTAAAAAATCTTACATTAGATTTAGAACAAGGCCAAAAAATTGCTATTTTAGGCAAAACTGGAAGTGGAAAATCTTCACTTCTTCAACTTTTAGTACGCAATTATGATGCGAATCAAGGTGAGCTTTTATTGGCAGAAAAACCCATTTCCGCCTATTCAGAAGAGACATTACGCGGCCAAATTTGTTTTTTAACTCAACGTGTTCACGTATTCAGCGATACACTTCGTCAAAATTTACAATTTGCAAGTGCGGATGAAATTTCTGATGAGAAAATGATTGAAGTGCTACATCAAGTTGGTTTAAGAAAATTACTTGAGCAAGAAGGAAAAGGTTTAGAGCTTTGGCTTGGGGATGGCGGTCGTCCACTTTCTGGTGGGGAACAACGCCGTTTAGGTTTAGCACGTATTTTACTCAATAATGCACCAATTTTATTATTGGATGAACCGACAGAAGGCTTAGATCGCGAAACTGAACGTCAAATTTTACGTTTAATTCTGCAACATGCCGAAAATAAAACCCTAATTATGGTCACTCACCGTCTCAGTTCAATTGAACAATTCGATAAAATTTGTGTAATTGATAACGGAAGATTAATCGAAGAAGGCGATTACAATAGTTTAATCACAAAAGAAAATGGGTTCTTTAAAAGATTGATTGAGCGAGTATAAGAAAAGAAAGTTGGGCGGAAACCTTCCCAGCTTCTTCTCGGCACACAGTAATTCCGACTTTGGCTGCTTCCTTCCGGACCTGACCGAGTAAACCAGACACCGTTGCGAGAGACCGAGAAGGTTTCCATTGATATCGCAATGCGATTCCGCGCTATTATGCAAAAATTACCGCCGTATTGCAAAGACTAATTCAAAAGTGCGGTGAATTTGGCGAGAATTTAAGCCACATTTTCAGGATTTTAATGAAATGAACTACCTCCAATACTACCCGACCGATGTTATCAATGGCGAAGGTACAAGATGCACACTTTTCGTCAGTGGATGTACACATGCTTGCAAAGGTTGCTATAACCAAAAAAGTTGGTCATTTTCAGCGGGTGTATTATTTGATGACGCAATGGAACAACAAATCATCAATGATTTAAAAGACACACGCATTAAACGCCAAGGGCTGACGCTTTCAGGTGGCGATCC comes from Haemophilus haemolyticus and encodes:
- a CDS encoding co-chaperone YbbN; the protein is MADFPFIVDINEQNLTEILQQSLEKPLVINFYAPTHKESADFLAQLEQVAEQYQGQVILGKVNCEKEQMIAAQFRIQALPTTYLFKEAQALDAFPGALDKSSLIQRLSIILPKEEDLKFQQALDFLQVENYEAALPLLKDAWELSDKKNSDVALLYAETYIAMKKTEPAQEILKQIPLQDRDSRWHGLQAQIELQIQAADTPEIQQLQADYAKNPTAEIAIKLAVQLHQAGRNEEALTLLFGILKTDLDAQNGEVKQQFLSILSAMGNADPLTNKFRRLLYSLLY
- the trxB gene encoding thioredoxin-disulfide reductase, which gives rise to MSDIKHAKLLILGSGPAGYTAAIYAARANLKPVLVTGLQQGGQLTTTDEIENWPGDFEMTTGSGLMQRMLQHAEKFETEIIFDHINRVDLSSRPFKLFGDVQNFTCDALIIATGASARYIGLPSEEGYKGRGVSACATCDGFFYRNKPVGVIGGGNTAVEEALYLANIASTVHLIHRRDSFRAEKILIDRLYKKVEEGKIILHTDRTLDEVLGDNMGVTGLRLANTKTGEKEELKLDGLFVAIGHSPNTDIFQGQLELNNGYIVVKSGLEGNATATSVEGVFAAGDVMDHNYRQAITSAGTGCMAALDAERYLDAQEA
- the cydD gene encoding heme ABC transporter permease/ATP-binding protein CydD; its protein translation is MNKLRQKYLQKWLRVQQEPIKKLMRANIVLATLSALILVAQTYFLATLLDKLIMQNVPRDELIPYFLGLIIGFGMRAIILWAREKIGFQSGQLLRNHIRQKILDKIHLVGPATINQKPAGSWASIMLEQVENLHNFYARFLPQQSLSAIVPVVILIAVFPLNWAAGLILMITAPLVPLFMIIVGIAAADNSQKNMDTLSRLSAQFLDRLRGLETLRLFNRTSEQTEHIENATEDFRETTMDVLKLAFLSSAVLEFFTSISIALMAVYFGFSYLGQIEFGTYNAPLTLFTGFFCLILAPEFYQPLRDLGAYYHDRAAGIGAADAIVDFLESDYLTVHQNEKAISLESAVEISAENLVVLSTQGSALTKPLNFQIPANHNVALVGQSGAGKTSLMNVILGFLPYEGSLKINGQELRESNLADWRKHIAWVGQNPLLLQGTIKENLLLGDVQAKDEEINQALMRSQAKEFTDKLGLHHEIKDGGLGVSVGQAQRLAIARALLRKGDLLLLDEPTASLDAQSENLVLQALNEASKHQTTLMITHRIEDLKQCDQIFVMQRGEIVQQGKFAELQHEGFFAELLAQRQQDIQ
- the cydC gene encoding heme ABC transporter ATP-binding protein/permease CydC is translated as MRTLLPFIRLFKFAKFPLILGLVLMILGLGSSMGLLTVSGWFLAATAIAGLGTLFNFFYPSASVRGLAIGRTVMRYFEKIVTHDATFRILSKLRVQVFEKIIPLSPAVLNRYRNSDLLNRLVSDVDTLDSLYLRLLAPFFTAAFVIIAMTIGLSFVNIPLALGLGLFLLILLIIIPTVFYRLGQEFGERLIQARATYRTQFLEFIQAQAELLLFNAEDKLKEKMSATEKTWQEDQAKEAKLSGFSTALILFLNGLLISGMLWFASNADFGTDEYHTAYIALFTFAALAAFEIIMPLGAVFLHIGQVIAAAERVTEIIEQKPLVEFNGNEKFETKVRLISAKDLSFSYPGQETLVLKNLTLDLEQGQKIAILGKTGSGKSSLLQLLVRNYDANQGELLLAEKPISAYSEETLRGQICFLTQRVHVFSDTLRQNLQFASADEISDEKMIEVLHQVGLRKLLEQEGKGLELWLGDGGRPLSGGEQRRLGLARILLNNAPILLLDEPTEGLDRETERQILRLILQHAENKTLIMVTHRLSSIEQFDKICVIDNGRLIEEGDYNSLITKENGFFKRLIERV